The following DNA comes from Miscanthus floridulus cultivar M001 chromosome 5, ASM1932011v1, whole genome shotgun sequence.
GCACGTAGCCCGAAGTGAGGATTGAAACAGAAAAAAGAAGGGACAAAATGAGAGAGCAACCAATACGCAGACCACAGAGATGCAGGACAGGTCAGGAAATCTACGACAGGCGCCATCCGTGCAGGgatggccgcgccgccgccgtcgcagcCGGGAGGATCGGGGCCGCCGCGGTCACATCCAGGAGGGTGGGTAAGCCACCACGCGCCACCATCCGCTGCCTCCCCAATGGATCCGCGGGATCAGTCGGCATGGGAGCAGAGGAAGGCCGTCGGCCGCTGCGGTGGAGGGGAGGGAGCGCCGCCGGCCGGTGGGAGGGAGAGGGCGCCGCCGACGGGAGGGGGGAAGGGCCGCAGCGGCCGCCTCCAGGACGGGGAAGGGCCGCCGGTAGCGCCGTTTGGGGTTATTTATATACGGAGTATGTAAATTTTGGACCTGCGATATTTACGGTCGTAGACCTATCAGCGTGGATTGGGGGTGCTAATACGGATGGTCAGCGGGAATTTAATTACGCTGGTGATTTATTACACCGAATAATAGAAGCGCTCCAATTAAATACGctggtgtgtgtatatatatatatatatatatatatatatatatatatatatatatatatatatatatatatatatatatatcttctcCCTCGCCATCGCCGTGATTATTTTATTAATGACAGAGATGGATAATTTAGATATAGATTTAGGGGTTACTTTAGATTATTTGATATAATGATAGAGATGTGTGATTTAGAAATAGAAATATCAATGGCCCTTGACTCACATCGTAGTCCTTGTGCTCCTCAAGTTCCTTTTCCAACTCATCCAGTGATATATCCTCACTGTCCGCATGGTCCAGGGAAAAGAAATCCAATGATGTGGTGATATACCATTCAGTGAAATAGCATTTAGAGCAGGTAACGATGGAGCGATAACGAAAATAGAACCACAGTACAGCACCAGTTTAATCCTACTGGAGTCGTGATAGCTCTCAGAATCCTCGTCGAAGGAGAAAAACCAACCGAAACGTTCTTCGATTCGCTTGGAGATCTTGTAACAAACAGTTAAGAACCATGTTAGGCCTTCCACAATGTTGTGCTTGAGTGGTGCCAAAAGAGGAGAGAGCATTCAGGCTTCACTTCACACGCTGTGGTAGGCAATGCCAATTTGAAGCGATGCCATGAAAACTGGGAGAGGAGAAAGTAGTTGCGCCGATGCTCCAAACAAAATAATAAAAAACTAGTATCGTACTGTTGCTGTAAGACTACGGACAAACGATAAAGAATATGTTACTTTTTCGAGCGTCACTTTTACACGCTACAGCTCGAAAGTCAATCCAGCATCACTGTGGACTGGCATGTGTGAACAGTACCAGACACAGCTCACATTGTGGAGGGCCTTAGAGGCAGATTGCGTTTGTGGTCCGAAAGGGAAGGCATGGCCGCATGGGGATGCAATGCATGTCCAATGGAAGCAGTCAATCTCGACAGTGTGTAGAAATCACTGGCttcagcccgtgtttagttggtgaAAAGTTAGaaatttagctactgtagcaatttcgtttttatttagcaattagtgttcaatcatggactaattaggcttaaaacgttcgtctcgcaatttccaaccaaactgtgcaattagtttttttttcgtctacatttaattctccatgcacgtatcacaagattcgatgtgataggtactgtagcattttttagaAAAACTTTTCGCGAACCAAACAATGTCTCAAACGACCTCGACAATGAGTAGGTGAAAGTGGGATAGCTCACCTGGAGTTGGAACTCGGGCACCGAACGGCTACCGACGAGCCGGGTTTTGATTTGTTTGTGATTTGCAGAATGATGATACTTGTAAGGAATACTGGTTcgaggaccagtaccttgagtaTTTACGTGCCAATCATCCAAACCTGCTTGAGGGTGTCGAAGTGGATTTTGTACAGCCCACATCTGTTGCCCCTGCTGTTCTTGATGCTCCTGTTGGCACATAACAGAATAGCGACatgatggtggagatgctggACATGAAGGTTCAGATAGCTGACTTGAAGGTTGACATTGCCAATTTGAAGCTAGAGATCAAAGATTTGAAGAATGGAGAATTGGGCAAGCCTTTTGACGTAGGTGATGCATTAGTTGCTTTGGTGATGCTGAACCTATTTGTAACAATCTTAGTTGCAACAATTTGGAAGTGAAGTAGTCTATAGGTTAGGAGCATGTTAGTTGCATACCCTATTAGTTAGCAGTGTTAGTAGTGTTGGAGCATTTTTGGAAGGCAAAGAGGAAGTATCATGTGTGTTAGCAGTGTTAATCTGAATATGTATGTGACTCTGTTTTAGTCATGGTTATATAAATATTTTTTCAGTGTTTATGTGACTATATTTTTTTTGGATAATTTTGGTACTGGACCCTAAGCTTATGTGAAGCTTGTTATAGAACATTAAAATTTCTTTATTGTAGGACACTTCCAAGTGTCTTCTAGCAAATAAATTTTTTGACAGTGTCAGGACAAAATAAAAAGTTTGGAATGGGACTATAGGTGGATGCCATTTCCATTAGAAGCCCACTATTTTAAGCATCCAGATGATCAGTTTGTGGCCACGTACAGAGGCCATTCAGTTCTGCCAACACTTATCCGTTGCTATTTCTCTCCTGTGCACATGTCAGGAAGGAACAACATATATTTTTATTTAATCTGTGGTGAGAAACACCAACTTTCACAGAAATAGGTTCATCAACACAAGCTCATCAATATGATCAGAACACATAAATGGGTTCACCAGTACAAGCAGTTAACATTGACAGGCTTAATGCAGATCCACTTCTGACCATAACACACATAAAGGTTCAGAAGCATGCACCAGACTACCTAATATCCAGTTCACATGCACATAGGCACAAATACATGGTCGCGCCTCATCCAGTTCATAGGCACATAGGCACAACTACAGGTTCAAGAGATTACATGGCACAACAGGCAGAACATCATCTTCAAAAGACATGGCCTGTTCACATGCACACAAGTAGAACTTGAACTTTAAGCTTCCATGTTGTTTAAAAAGTCCTTGAGGCTATGAACAACACTAGTTTCtagagccgccgccgccttcttctccttttttgctagggtcttcttcttcttaggtgttttcttcttcttagatGTTTTCTTCTTCTTAGGTGTCCTCTTCTTGACTTGTGATGATCCAGCagtgtcctcatcttcttctactTCTTCTAGTTGCTTTTTTCTGTAAATGTCACAATATTGTTAGGAAATAATTACTAAATTGTGTTACAATTGGAAAGAGACCTGTAGTAAAAAAAACTTGCCTTTTTGCTTTTGAATTCAACCCAACCTCTCCATCTTCCCCTAACTCTGGCTTCTTACAAGTCTTGGCAAAGTGGTCCAATTCACCACACCTTTTGCACCTCACCTTCTTCTTAGTAGCATTGTTCTCATTACTTCCTCTGATTCTTACTACTCTGGGCCTACCAGCCGCTCTTCCTAGTAGAGGTGGCCAAACTTTGAACCCAAGGTCAACCTCTGGGCACTGTGATCTGTCTGGCATTGGTTCAACTCTCTTAGCATATGCAGCCCTGAATCTCTGAACAAATGATTACTCATGCGCAAAGTCTGCAATTTTTATTCCCCTTTGTGATAGTATCCATACCAACACATGTTTGCATGGCTTGCCGGTGACTTGCCACTCTCTGCATGAGCAAGAATGATGCTGCAAGTCCACAGTGTGCCTCTTCTGGTTGTTCCAGTCATCAAGCAATGTCACTTCTGCTATATCCAAATGAGTCTGGACAACCTTAACAACTTTCAGGTTCTTGCTTACAGTGTTTAGGTCCTTGATAACACTAGGGAGTATACCATCTTGCAGATTCCTACCAATCTGCCTCCTTAAACGTCTCTTTTCCATTGTCAACTCCCTTGTCCCATCAACTAGTTCATGCAACAAAACACCTTTCAAGTGCCTAATCTGAGCATTGAAACTCTCAGAAACATTATTAGTCAAATAATCACATTTACTATTCTATGAAAATCCACATCTATACCAAACCCTATTGTGGTGGTCCTCTAGGTATTGTATGGCATCTGGAGCAAACTCATAGATCTTCTGCATGTGCCACTTGAACAAACCCAAAGTGTAACTTCTTGCAGCTAGGTACAAGTGATCAGTGAACACATCTCCACGACAGTGCTTCATGAAGTTGGCATACATGTAACATCCCAGCCCGGAGAgacggctaagatccactctacacatTGAATAGACcacacctgctaattaactctcttgcgctTCCAAATTCATTAAAATGGTTTTTAGATTCACACACCATATCTGATTCGTACATTGTATATGGGATCGGGTCcctagaaattaaaaaaaaaacatttgtacAAAATTAACCGCTACAGCTGCAGAACGATCCAGGCCTCCAGGCATCCAGCACAATGGCGGCACCTTCTTTGAACAAACGCAAACAATCATCAATCAATCTAGTACTAGTTGCTCTTGAGAGGCATGTGAACATGAACCGCGTGAGGTGCCGCCTGATCGGAACCGCCAAAGGCAGGGGAGGAGAGGATGTCGCTGCTGCACGCAAAGTCGACTTGACTGTGATTACGAGTTGCTAATCCCCATCAGATCGGCAGGAGCCTGAAGTTGCTCTCCCAATCCCCCACTCACCAGACCAGATCTGCCACGAGCATGGAGGGGTGGCGCGGAGACCTCTGGTTCGGATCCAATGGTGGTGCTGCCCGTGCCGAAGACGCTATTTGTCAGAGGGACGCACCATGCCACCATCGATGAGGCACTGGATCCGCACGGGGTCGCTGCTTGCCGTGGGTGTGCGCCGAGGATGACAcgcacgacggcggcggcgaggaagaCGAGCTCCCAGGACGCGAGCGCACGTGCGCGGAATGCCGCCTGGATCCACGGCGCCGTCCAAATCCCGCCTGGTTCAACCGCCGGGGGCGCCAGCGAAGCACGTGCGCGGAATGCACATCACCGAGGATCCGCCGCCGCCCTGGCCCAGCGAAGCACGTAGCCCGAAGTGAGGATTGAAACAGAAAAAAGAAGGGACAAAATGAGAGAGCAACCAATACGCAGACCACAGAGATGCAGGACAGGTCAGGAAATCTACGACAGGCGCCATCCGTGCAGGgatggccgcgccgccgccgtcgcagcCGGGAGGATCGGGGCCGCCGCGGTCACATCCAGGAGGGTGGGTAAGCCACCACGCGCCACCATCCGCTGCCTCCCCAATGGATCCGCGGGATCAGTCGGCATGGGAGCAGAGGAAGGCCGTCGGCCGCTGCGGTGGAGGGGAGGGAGCGCCGCCGGCCGGTGGGAGGGAGAGGGCGCCGCCGACGGGAGGGGGGAAGGGCCGCAGCGGCCGCCTCCAGGACGGGGAAGGGCCGCCGGTAGCGCCGTTTGGGGTTATTTATATACGGAGTATGTAAATTTTGGACCTGCGATATTTACGGTCGTAGACCTATCAGCGTGGATTGGGGGTGCTAATACGGATGGTCAGCGGGAATTTAATTACGCTGGTGATTTATTACACCGAATAATAGAAGCGCTCCAATTAAATACGctggtgtgtgtatatatatatatatatatatatatatatatatatatatatatatatatatatatatatatatatatatatcttctcCCTCGCCATCGCCGTGATTATTTTATTAATGACAGAGATGGATAATTTAGATATAGATTTAGGGGTTACTTTAGATTATTTGATATAATGATAGAGATGTGTGATTTAGAAATAGAAATATCAATGGCCCTTGACTCACATCGTAGTCCTTGTGCTCCTCAAGTTCCTTTTCCAACTCATCCAGTGATATATCCTCACTGTCCGCATGGTCCAGGGAAAAGAAATCCAATGATGTGGTGATATACCATTCAGTGAAATAGCATTTAGAGCAGGTAACGATGGAGCGATAACGAAAATAGAACCACAGTACAGCACCAGTTTAATCCTACTGGAGTCGTGATAGCTCTCAGAATCCTCGTCGAAGGAGAAAAACCAACCGAAACGTTCTTCGATTCGCTTGGAGATCTTGTAACAAACAGTTAAGAACCATGTTAGGCCTTCCACAATGTTGTGCTTGAGTGGTGCCAAAAGAGGAGAGAGCATTCAGGCTTCACTTCACACGCTGTGGTAGGCAATGCCAATTTGAAGCGATGCCATGAAAACTGGGAGAGGAGAAAGTAGTTGCGCCGATGCTCCAAACAAAATAATAAAAAACTAGTATCGTACTGTTGCTGTAAGACTACGGACAAACGATAAAGAATATGTTACTTTTTCGAGCGTCACTTTTACACGCTACAGCTCGAAAGTCAATCCAGCATCACTGTGGACTGGCATGTGTGAACAGTACCAGACACAGCTCACATTGTGGAGGGCCTTAGAGGCAGATTGCGTTTGTGGTCCGAAAGGGAAGGCATGGCCGCATGGGGATGCAATGCATGTCCAATGGAAGCAGTCAATCTCGACAGTGTGTAGAAATCACTGGCttcagcccgtgtttagttggtgaAAAGTTAGaaatttagctactgtagcaatttcgtttttatttagcaattagtgttcaatcatggactaattaggcttaaaacgttcgtctcgcaatttccaaccaaactgtgcaattagtttttttttcgtctacatttaattctccatgcacgtatcacaagattcgatgtgataggtactgtagcattttttagaAAAACTTTTCGCGAACCAAACAATGTCTCAAACGACCTCGACAATGAGTAGGTGAAAGTGGGATAGCTCACCTGGAGTTGGAACTCGGGCACCGAACGGCTACCGACGAGCCGGGTTTTGATTTGTTTGTGATTTGCAGAATGATGATACTTGTAAGGAATACTGGTTcgaggaccagtaccttgagtaTTTACGTGCCAATCATCCAAACCTGCTTGAGGGTGTCGAAGTGGATTTTGTACAGCCCACATCTGTTGCCCCTGCTGTTCTTGATGCTCCTGTTGGCACATAACAGAATAGCGACatgatggtggagatgctggACATGAAGGTTCAGATAGCTGACTTGAAGGTTGACATTGCCAATTTGAAGCTAGAGATCAAAGATTTGAAGAATGGAGAATTGGGCAAGCCTTTTGACGTAGGTGATGCATTAGTTGCTTTGGTGATGCTGAACCTATTTGTAACAATCTTAGTTGCAACAATTTGGAAGTGAAGTAGTCTATAGGTTAGGAGCATGTTAGTTGCATACCCTATTAGTTAGCAGTGTTAGTAGTGTTGGAGCATTTTTGGAAGGCAAAGAGGAAGTATCATGTGTGTTAGCAGTGTTAATCTGAATATGTATGTGACTCTGTTTTAGTCATGGTTATATAAATATTTTTTCAGTGTTTATGTGACTATATTTTTTTTGGATAATTTTGGTACTGGACCCTAAGCTTATGTGAAGCTTGTTATAGAACATTAAAATTTCTTTATTGTAGGACACTTCCAAGTGTCTTCTAGCAAATAAATTTTTTGACAGTGTCAGGACAAAATAAAAAGTTTGGAATGGGACTATAGGTGGATGCCATTTCCATTAGAAGCCCACTATTTTAAGCATCCAGATGATCAGTTTGTGGCCACGTACAGAGGCCATTCAGTTCTGCCAACACTTATCCGTTGCTATTTCTCTCCTGTGCACATGTCAGGAAGGAACAACATATATTTTTATTTAATCTGTGGTGAGAAACACCAACTTTCACAGAAATAGGTTCATCAACACAAGCTCATCAATATGATCAGAACACATAAATGGGTTCACCAGTACAAGCAGTTAACATTGACAGGCTTAATGCAGATCCACTTCTGACCATAACACACATAAAGGTTCAGAAGCATGCACCAGACTACCTAATATCCAGTTCACATGCACATAGGCACAAATACATGGTCGCGCCTCATCCAGTTCATAGGCACATAGGCACAACTACAGGTTCAAGAGATTACATGGCACAACAGGCAGAACATCATCTTCAAAAGACATGGCCTGTTCACATGCACACAAGTAGAACTTGAACTTTAAGCTTCCATGTTGTTTAAAAAGTCCTTGAGGCTATGAACAACACTAGTTTCtagagccgccgccgccttcttctccttttttgctagggtcttcttcttcttaggtgttttcttcttcttagatGTTTTCTTCTTCTTAGGTGTCCTCTTCTTGACTTGTGATGATCCAGCagtgtcctcatcttcttctactTCTTCTAGTTGCTTTTTTCTGTAAATGTCACAATATTGTTAGGAAATAATTACTAAATTGTGTTACAATTGGAAAGAGACCTGTAGTAAAAAAAACTTGCCTTTTTGCTTTTGAATTCAACCCAACCTCTCCATCTTCCCCTAACTCTGGCTTCTTACAAGTCTTGGCAAAGTGGTCCAATTCACCACACCTTTTGCACCTCACCTTCTTCTTAGTAGCATTGTTCTCATTACTTCCTCTGATTCTTACTACTCTGGGCCTACCAGCCGCTCTTCCTAGTAGAGGTGGCCAAACTTTGAACCCAAGGTCAACCTCTGGGCACTGTGATCTGTCTGGCATTGGTTCAACTCTCTTAGCATATGCAGCCCTGAATCTCTGAACAAATGATTACTCATGCGCAAAGTCTGCAATTTTTATTCCCCTTTGTGATAGTATCCATACCAACACATGTTTGCATGGCTTGCCGGTGACTTGCCACTCTCTGCATGAGCAAGAATGATGCTGCAAGTCCACAGTGTGCCTCTTCTGGTTGTTCCAGTCATCAAGCAATGTCACTTCTGCTATATCCAAATGAGTCTGGACAACCTTAACAACTTTCAGGTTCTTGCTTACAGTGTTTAGGTCCTTGATAACACTAGGGAGTATACCATCTTGCAGATTCCTACCAATCTGCCTCCTTAAACGTCTCTTTTCCATTGTCAACTCCCTTGTCCCATCAACTAGTTCATGCAACAAAACACCTTTCAAGTGCCTAATCTGAGCATTGAAACTCTCAGAAACATTATTAGTCAAATAATCACATTTACTATTCTATGAAAATCCACATCTATACCAAACCCTATTGTGGTGGTCCTCTAGGTATTGTATGGCATCTGGAGCAAACTCATAGATCTTCTGCATGTGCCACTTGAACAAACCCAAAGTGTAACTTCTTGCAGCTAGGTACAAGTGATCAGTGAACACATCTCCACGACAGTGCTTCATGAAGTTGGCATACATGTAACATCCCAGCCCGGAGAgacggctaagatccactctacacatTGAATAGACcacacctgctaattaactctcttgcgctttcgtcctcgcttagCGCAAAAGGTTCGAACCGGAGTTAATTCCCTCCCAGGCTCAGGCTTTTAAGCTGGTTCGGCACCTCCTCAGGTTCCGATAGGGGACTAAAGTCCCGTAGCTATAGTGTTTCGCAGCTACAGTACTGGCAACCGGAGTTGCGGTACTCGGCCATTCGGCCCAGCCACCACCAGACCGGCCTAACTTGGCCCATTTAGCAGGGTCTCACAGAGATGAGATGGAGGAAATGAATGGCAGCGACTCAATCCAGTCAGCGGCACGGGCGTCTCATGCGGAAGGCAGGGGCATAATGGACCATACGGATTTGGGGTACGTCTACATATGCCTGCAGGTGGGCCACAGGTCACGCCAAGCATAGAAACTGGCATTTCTCCGTTGTACAAGGAATTGTATTGGCATGATTCAAAATAGATAAAAAGTAATGGCATTTCTCGGATGTGTGGTTTTTGTAATGGCTTCAATCCAATTAACCCTTATTTATGTACGGAGTATGTAAATTTTGGACCCACGACATTTACGGTCGTAGACCTATAAGCGTGGATTGGGGGTGCTAATACGGATGGTGAGCGGGAATTTAATTGCGTTGGTGATTTATTATACCGAATAATAGAAGCGCCCCAATTAAATACGCCGGTTTTTGTCTCTCGCCAGAGGGGGGCGGCGCTTTGCCGGAGCGCTGAATGTTATTCAAAATCCAGGCTTCggaatagtatatatatatatatatatacacacatatgaaaACTTGAAAACCCTAGCCACCCCCTCATTGCTCCCCTCCTCTAGCTGCGCCGCCGACTCGCCGTCGCTGTGATTATTTTATTAATGACAGATATGGGTAATTTAGATATAGATTTAAGGGTTACTTTAGATTATTTTATATAATGATAGAGATGGGTAATTTAGAAATAGAAATATCAATGGCCCTTCACTCACATCGTAGTCCTTGTGCTCCTCAAGTTCCTTTTCCAACTCATCCAGTGATATATCCTCACTGTCCGCATGGTCCAGGGAAAAGAAATCCAATGATGTGGTGATATACCATTCAGTGAAATAGCATTTACAATACAGTTACTCCTAGTAGAATCTCTAAAACCCAATTTTGCATGCACGGTCATTTTCACAAAATTACCAGAGCAGGTAACGATGGAGCGATAACGAAAATAGAACCACAGTACAGCTCCAGTTTAATCCTACTGGAGTCGTGATACCTCTCAGAATCCTCGTCGAAGGAGAAAAACCAACCAAAACGTTCTTCGATTCGCTGCTGATGGATCCCAGCCATAGTGGTTGCTGATACCACGCTTGGAGATCTTGTAACAAACAGTTAAGAACCATCTTAGAGGCAGATTGCGTTTGTGGTCTGAAAGGAAAGGCATGGCCGCGTGGGGATGCAATGCATGTCCAATGGAAGCAGCCAATCTCGATAGTGTGTAGAAATCACTGGCTTCAAACGACCTCGA
Coding sequences within:
- the LOC136453668 gene encoding H/ACA ribonucleoprotein complex subunit cbf5-like, which translates into the protein MAGIHQQRIEERFGWFFSFDEDSERKKQLEEVEEDEDTAGSSQVKKRTPKKKKTSKKKKTPKKKKTLAKKEKKAAAALETSVVHSLKDFLNNMEA